In Ananas comosus cultivar F153 linkage group 10, ASM154086v1, whole genome shotgun sequence, the following proteins share a genomic window:
- the LOC109716876 gene encoding pentatricopeptide repeat-containing protein At1g71060, mitochondrial-like translates to MSHRKRPADAYPVPDSGAGDGPKRRGADAYPVADSGAGDGPRRRGSVASFPSYLDAPELPAKLRLICELLASAPSAAAVEPLLDGAAASIPSLSHSDVEHVLRLSYSHPGPALAFFRWSGARHLSHLHSPYSWNLLVDLLGKNLLFPPMWHALHSMHSLSLLSLATFASVFSSLASASASPPDAPLQAFLSLPSFGLPRDSAALNSLLSALCRAGRAADARAALPRAAAAAAGARPDADSFAILLEGCEADADPRAARQVLDEMLATLGWDPACAAAFDSFLVTLLGAGPSPAAGLADALQAFDAMRRNGCFPGMKFFRAAIRSCVAAHDPRAAAALWDALSSRPGCAPDTALYNSMISLQCSLGQAELAAALRYLDEMVFYGAFPDAETYDLLLHHLLRGRKLSEAAAIFMEMVRNEHCPSTGSCQSAVKIFLDAEDWETAEKVWRCMVENGLKPVEESGNMIVERLRGRGLLPEAWKFAEEVIDSGVKLYSSTLSKLRHSLTKVGKGSIHEYLLIKWKAH, encoded by the coding sequence ATGTCCCACCGCAAGCGCCCCGCCGATGCCTACCCTGTCCCAGactccggcgccggcgacggccCCAAGCGCCGCGGCGCCGACGCCTACCCCGTCGCCGactccggcgccggcgacggTCCCAGGCGCCGCGGCTCCGTCGCGTCCTTCCCCTCCTACCTCGACGCCCCGGAGCTCCCCGCGAAGCTGCGGCTCATCTGCGAGCTCCTCGCCtccgccccctccgccgccgccgtggagCCGCTCCTCGACGGCGCCGCCGCGTCGATCCCCTCCCTCTCCCACTCCGACGTCGAGCACGTCCTCCGCCTCTCCTACTCCCACCCCGGCCCCGCCCTCGCCTTCTTCCGCTGGTCCGGCGCCCGCCACCTCTCCCACCTCCACTCCCCCTACTCCTGGAACCTCCTCGTCGACCTCCTCGGCAAGAACCTCCTCTTCCCCCCCATGTGGCACGCCCTCCACTCCATGCACTCCCTCAGCCTCCTCTCCCTCGCCACCTTCGCCTCCGTCTTCTCCTccctcgcctccgcctccgcctcccctCCCGACGCCCCGCTCCAGgccttcctctccctcccctcctTCGGCCTCCCCCGCGACTCCGCCGCCCTCAACTCCCTCCTCTCCGCCCTCTGCCGCGCCGGCCGCGCCGCCGACGCCCGCGCCGCGctcccccgcgccgccgccgccgccgccggcgcccgCCCCGACGCCGACTCCTTCGCCATCCTCCTCGAGGGCTGCGAGGCCGACGCCGATCCCCGCGCCGCCCGCCAGGTGCTCGACGAAATGCTCGCCACCCTCGGCTGGGACCCCGCCTGCGCCGCCGCCTTCGACTCCTTCCTCGTCACCCTCCTCGGCGCCGGCCCCTCCCCCGCGGCGGGCCTCGCCGACGCCCTGCAGGCGTTCGACGCGATGCGGCGGAACGGCTGCTTCCCCGGCATGAAGTTCTTCCGCGCCGCCATCCGGTCCTGCGTTGCGGCCCACGACCCCCGCGCGGCCGCCGCGCTGTGGGATGCCCTGTCGTCGCGGCCCGGGTGCGCGCCCGACACCGCCTTGTACAATTCGATGATCTCGCTCCAGTGCTCCCTCGGCCAGGCCGAATTGGCCGCCGCCCTCCGCTATCTCGATGAAATGGTCTTTTACGGGGCGTTCCCCGACGCCGAAACCTACGATCTGTTGCTCCACCACCTGCTCAGGGGCCGCAAGTTGAGCGAAGCCGCCGCCATTTTCATGGAGATGGTGCGGAACGAGCACTGCCCGAGCACGGGCAGCTGCCAATCTGCAGTTAAGATTTTTTTGGATGCGGAGGATTGGGAGACGGCGGAGAAGGTGTGGAGGTGCATGGTCGAGAATGGATTGAAGCCGGTGGAGGAGAGCGGAAACATGATCGTGGAGAGGCTAAGAGGCAGGGGTTTGCTCCCGGAGGCTTGGAAATTTGCCGAGGAGGTGATCGACAGTGGCGTCAAGTTGTATTCCTCGACACTTTCGAAGCTGCGGCACAGCCTCACGAAAGTCGGTAAGGGAAGTATCCATGAGTACCTCCTTATAAAATGGAAAGCTCATTAG
- the LOC109716243 gene encoding uncharacterized GPI-anchored protein At4g28100-like, giving the protein MPGMPALPEDAEACGAAADRALRTRGVELPQQAENGTCPEEGCSDGGAAGCYCGFRLRRLTCGATEGRRWAPPHAEARRLERDCARVGGLAGCSRCLRALNQLKSGSNSSASSSSSSSSTGGGSGSSSGKQDCQLMGLTWLLTKKNGSLYLPAATSVLRVLLATDTTADDHTTCTVASVNGAMPLAVDSAAINGRSVASDGVRPSASWAVQYLVLLLALIIILLSTPSF; this is encoded by the exons ATGCCCGGCATGCCGGCCCTGCCCGAAGACGCCGAGGCctgcggcgccgccgccgaccgcgCCCTCCGCACCCGCGGGGTTGAGCTCCCACAGCAGGCCGAGAATGGCACGTGCCCCGAGGAGGGCTGCAGTgacggcggcgccgccgggTGCTACTGCGGCTTCCGGCTCCGCCGCCTCACCTGCGGCGCCACCGAGGGCAGGCGGTGGGCGCCGCCGCATGCGGAGGCACGGCGGCTTGAGAGGGACTGCGCGCGGGTGGGGGGGCTCGCCGGGTGCTCCCGCTGCCTTCGGGCACTCAACCAG CTGAAGAGTGGCAGCAACAGCAgcgccagcagcagcagcagcagcagcagcaccggcggtggcagcggcagcagcagcggcaaACAGGACTGCCAGCTCATGGGGTTGACGTGGCTGCTGACGAAGAAGAACGGCAGTCTGTACCTCCCTGCAGCTACCTCCGTCCTCCGTGTCCTTCTGGCGACCGATACAACGGCAGATGATCACACCACCTGCACCGTCGCCAGTGTCAACGGCGCCATGCCCCTTGCGGTCGACTCCGCTGCGATCAACGGCCGCAGTGTCGCTTCCGATGGCGTCCGACCGTCGGCATCGTGGGCCGTCCAATATCTTGTCCTGCTGCTTGCTTTGATCATAATCCTCCTCTCCACTCCCTCCTTTTAA
- the LOC109716877 gene encoding mitogen-activated protein kinase 9-like isoform X1, with protein MGGGALVDGLRRWFQRRSQNPRAAASYASSLSSDRDPAALAGVDDDGDAAPAESEGEGEIEVVEDLDLIGLRIIRVPKRKMAPIDPHKKSMLDSEFFTEYGEASRYQIQEVIGKGSYGVVGAAVDTHTGERVAIKKINDVFEHVSDATRILREIKLLRLLRHPDVVEIKHIMLPPSRREFKDIYVVFELMESDLHQVIKANDDLTHEHYQFFLYQLLRGLKYIHTANVFHRDLKPKNILANADCKLKICDFGLARVAFNDAPSAIFWTDYVATRWYRAPELCGSFFSKYTPAIDIWSIGCIFAEMLTGKPLFPGKNVVHQLDLMTDLLGTPSFETISRIRNEKARRYLSSMRKKPPVPFSHKFPHVDPPALRLLEQLLAFDPKYRPSAEQALADPYFGGLASLDREPSTQPISKLEFEFERKKLTKDDVRESIYREILEYHPQMLQEYLRGGDQTSFMYPSGVDRFKRQFAHLEEHSGTGERSTPLQRKYASLPRERVCTPKKEAADQNNDYEKRNTASVARSALESPSRVVLQGEGNEHATTVENGESLSNYTPRSFLKSESISASKCVAVNGKSDTEQNSADEHADEAVDGLSDKVAEL; from the exons ATGGGGGGAGGGGCTCTCGTGGACGGGTTGCGCCGCTGGTTCCAACGCCGCTCCCAGAacccccgcgccgccgcctcctacGCCTCGTCACTGAGCTCCGATCGCGACCCCGCTGCCCTCGCCGGCGTCGACGACGACGGAGACGCAGCGCCGGCGGagagcgagggcgagggcgagatcGAGGTAGTCGAGGACTTGGATCTCATCGGCCTCAGGATCATCCGCGTCCCCAAGCGAAAGATGGCCCCGATCGACCCCCACAAGAAG AGCATGCTTGACTCGGAGTTCTTCACGGAGTATGGCGAAGCAAGCCGGTACCAAATCCAAGAGGTCATCGGGAAGGGAAGCTATGGGGTGGTGGGTGCTGCAGTTGACACCCACACGGGGGAGAGAGTTGCGATTAAGAAGATCAATGATGTCTTCGAACATGTTTCTGATGCCACCCGCATATTAAGAGAGATCAagctcctccgcctccttcgTCACCCTGATGTAGTGGAGATAAAGCATATTATGCTTCCTCCTTCTCGAAGAGAATTCAAGGATATATACGTGGTTTTCGAGCTAATGGAATCAGATCTTCATCAAGTGATCAAGGCAAATGACGATCTTACCCACGAGCATTACCAGTTTTTTCTATACCAACTTCTTCGGGGCTTAAAGTACATCCATACAG CTAATGTGTTTCATCGAGATCTGAAGCCCAAGAATATACTAGCCAATGCGGATTGCAAACTGAAGATCTGTGATTTTGGGCTTGCCCGTGTGGCATTTAATGATGCTCCGTCAGCTATTTTTTGGACT GATTATGTGGCAACGAGGTGGTACCGAGCCCCTGAATTATGTGGCTCCTTCTTCTCCAAA tatacCCCTGCAATTGACATATGGAGCATAGGATGCATATTTGCCGAGATGCTAACTGGCAAACCGCTATTTCCCGGGAAGAACGTCGTCCATCAATTGGACTTGATGACTGATCTCCTTGGAACTCCGTCATTTGAAACCATATCAAGG ATTCGAAATGAAAAGGCTAGAAGATATTTGAGCAGCATGAGGAAGAAACCTCCTGTTCCTTTCTCGCACAAGTTCCCTCATGTTGATCCACCGGCTCTCCGGTTACTTGAGCAGCTACTTGCATTTGATCCAAAATATCGGCCTAGTGCTGAGCAG GCTTTAGCTGACCCATATTTCGGAGGGCTTGCTAGTTTAGATCGCGAGCCATCAACGCAACCTATTTCGAAACTTGAGTTTGAGtttgaaagaaagaaattgaCAAAAGATGATGTTAGGGAATCGATATATCGAGAG ATTTTAGAGTATCATCCCCAGATGCTTCAGGAGTATCTTCGTGGTGGGGACCAGACCAGCTTCATGTATCCCAG TGGGGTTGACCGTTTTAAGCGGCAATTTGCGCATCTTGAAGAGCACTCTGGCACAGGTGAAAGAAGTACTCCACTCCAGCGAAAGTATGCCTCTTTGCCAAG GGAAAGAGTTTGCACACCGAAAAAGGAAGCCGCTGATCAGAATAATGATTATGAGAAGAGAAACACAGCTTCAGTTGCTCGATCTGCCCTCGAAAGCCCTTCGAGGGTGGTGCTACAGGGCGAGGGTAACGAGCATGCTACCACTGTTGAGAATGGCGAGAGCTTGTCGAACTATACACCCCGGAGCTTCCTGAAGAGTGAGAGCATAAGTGCTTCCAAGTGTGTAGCTGTTAATGGGAAAAGTGATACAGAG CAAAATTCAGCCGATGAGCACGCAGATGAGGCGGTTGATGGGTTGTCAGATAAGGTGGCTGAATTATAG
- the LOC109716877 gene encoding mitogen-activated protein kinase 9-like isoform X2 produces MDELGSGSLFSPVIVKRVSINSYLCFFHWASELGNSEAEEEESMLDSEFFTEYGEASRYQIQEVIGKGSYGVVGAAVDTHTGERVAIKKINDVFEHVSDATRILREIKLLRLLRHPDVVEIKHIMLPPSRREFKDIYVVFELMESDLHQVIKANDDLTHEHYQFFLYQLLRGLKYIHTANVFHRDLKPKNILANADCKLKICDFGLARVAFNDAPSAIFWTDYVATRWYRAPELCGSFFSKYTPAIDIWSIGCIFAEMLTGKPLFPGKNVVHQLDLMTDLLGTPSFETISRIRNEKARRYLSSMRKKPPVPFSHKFPHVDPPALRLLEQLLAFDPKYRPSAEQALADPYFGGLASLDREPSTQPISKLEFEFERKKLTKDDVRESIYREILEYHPQMLQEYLRGGDQTSFMYPSGVDRFKRQFAHLEEHSGTGERSTPLQRKYASLPRERVCTPKKEAADQNNDYEKRNTASVARSALESPSRVVLQGEGNEHATTVENGESLSNYTPRSFLKSESISASKCVAVNGKSDTEQNSADEHADEAVDGLSDKVAEL; encoded by the exons ATGGATGAGTTGGGATCCGGTTCTCTTTTCTCTCCTGTTATTGTCAAAAGGGTATCAATCAATTCATATTTGTGCTTCTTTCATTGGGCATCTGAATTAGGGAATtccgaggcggaggaggaggag AGCATGCTTGACTCGGAGTTCTTCACGGAGTATGGCGAAGCAAGCCGGTACCAAATCCAAGAGGTCATCGGGAAGGGAAGCTATGGGGTGGTGGGTGCTGCAGTTGACACCCACACGGGGGAGAGAGTTGCGATTAAGAAGATCAATGATGTCTTCGAACATGTTTCTGATGCCACCCGCATATTAAGAGAGATCAagctcctccgcctccttcgTCACCCTGATGTAGTGGAGATAAAGCATATTATGCTTCCTCCTTCTCGAAGAGAATTCAAGGATATATACGTGGTTTTCGAGCTAATGGAATCAGATCTTCATCAAGTGATCAAGGCAAATGACGATCTTACCCACGAGCATTACCAGTTTTTTCTATACCAACTTCTTCGGGGCTTAAAGTACATCCATACAG CTAATGTGTTTCATCGAGATCTGAAGCCCAAGAATATACTAGCCAATGCGGATTGCAAACTGAAGATCTGTGATTTTGGGCTTGCCCGTGTGGCATTTAATGATGCTCCGTCAGCTATTTTTTGGACT GATTATGTGGCAACGAGGTGGTACCGAGCCCCTGAATTATGTGGCTCCTTCTTCTCCAAA tatacCCCTGCAATTGACATATGGAGCATAGGATGCATATTTGCCGAGATGCTAACTGGCAAACCGCTATTTCCCGGGAAGAACGTCGTCCATCAATTGGACTTGATGACTGATCTCCTTGGAACTCCGTCATTTGAAACCATATCAAGG ATTCGAAATGAAAAGGCTAGAAGATATTTGAGCAGCATGAGGAAGAAACCTCCTGTTCCTTTCTCGCACAAGTTCCCTCATGTTGATCCACCGGCTCTCCGGTTACTTGAGCAGCTACTTGCATTTGATCCAAAATATCGGCCTAGTGCTGAGCAG GCTTTAGCTGACCCATATTTCGGAGGGCTTGCTAGTTTAGATCGCGAGCCATCAACGCAACCTATTTCGAAACTTGAGTTTGAGtttgaaagaaagaaattgaCAAAAGATGATGTTAGGGAATCGATATATCGAGAG ATTTTAGAGTATCATCCCCAGATGCTTCAGGAGTATCTTCGTGGTGGGGACCAGACCAGCTTCATGTATCCCAG TGGGGTTGACCGTTTTAAGCGGCAATTTGCGCATCTTGAAGAGCACTCTGGCACAGGTGAAAGAAGTACTCCACTCCAGCGAAAGTATGCCTCTTTGCCAAG GGAAAGAGTTTGCACACCGAAAAAGGAAGCCGCTGATCAGAATAATGATTATGAGAAGAGAAACACAGCTTCAGTTGCTCGATCTGCCCTCGAAAGCCCTTCGAGGGTGGTGCTACAGGGCGAGGGTAACGAGCATGCTACCACTGTTGAGAATGGCGAGAGCTTGTCGAACTATACACCCCGGAGCTTCCTGAAGAGTGAGAGCATAAGTGCTTCCAAGTGTGTAGCTGTTAATGGGAAAAGTGATACAGAG CAAAATTCAGCCGATGAGCACGCAGATGAGGCGGTTGATGGGTTGTCAGATAAGGTGGCTGAATTATAG